One window from the genome of Nicotiana sylvestris chromosome 9, ASM39365v2, whole genome shotgun sequence encodes:
- the LOC138877557 gene encoding uncharacterized protein: protein MKTQALADHLAENPVDEEYEPLKTYFPDEEVMHVDEVDHDEKSGWKLFFDGAANVKGVGIGVVLIFETGQHYRVIAQLRFYCTNNMVEYEACILGLRLAVYMGFQEILVLRDSDLHIPRVHNEIGDALATLASMLHHPDKAYVDPMDIQVRDQHAYCNMVEEEINGEPWFHDINEYIKSRVYPVHSTCDQKRAIRRLASGIFLSGGILYNRTPDLGLLTCIDAKEASTIMAEVHSGVGGSHMNGYVLAKKIL, encoded by the exons ATGAAAACCCAAGCCTTGGCCgaccacttggccgagaatccggtggatgaagaatatgagccactgaagacttattttcctgatgaagaagtgatgcatgttGACGAGGTAGACCATGATGAAAAgtcaggttggaaacttttctttgatggagctgctaacgtGAAAGGTGTCGGAATAGGGGTTGTACTCATTTttgaaacagggcaacactaccGTGTAATAGCccaacttcgattttattgcactaacaacatggtggagtatgaagcatgcattttgggtttgaggttagctgtataCATGGGATTCCAAGAAATACTAGTTCTGAGAGATTCAGATTT ACATATTCCtagagttcataatgagattggcgatgccttggctactctggcgtcaatgttacatcatccggacaaggcttatgtcgaccccatggatatccaagttcgtgatcaacatgcttattgtaatatggTTGAAGAGGAAATTAATGgcgaaccttggttccatgatatcaatgAATACATCAAGTCGAGGGTATATCCAGTACATTCCACAtgtgatcaaaagagagccatccGACGTCTAGCTAGTGGAATTTTCTtgagtgggggaatcttgtacaaTAGGACTCCAGATTTGGGACTGCTCACgtgcatagatgctaaagaaGCTTCAACTATCATGGCCGAAGTGCATTCTGGAGTTGGCGGGTCGCATATGAATgggtatgtgttggcaaagaagatactttga
- the LOC104229965 gene encoding probable sodium/metabolite cotransporter BASS3, chloroplastic isoform X1 — MSLIPSLSLKYPKPYLLSPNSISNFSILHSKNRYLSSQAIKNVKGLNGGSLNAVACSTSSPLIGRVGLHRREGNFSLLSFGANPRSFYVEDEKADYSQALSALLPFVVALTAVAALSQPSTFTWVSKEMYAPALGGIMLSIGIRLSIDDFALAIKRPLPLSVGFIAQYVLKPALGILVAQAFGMPQAFYAGFVLMSCVAGAQLSSYASFLSKSDVAFSILLTSSSTIASVLVTPLLTGLLIGSVVPVDAVAMSKSILQVVLLPVTLGLALNTYAKPVVSVIQPVMPFVAMICTSLCIGSPLAINRAQILSAEGARLIGPVLTFHAVAFAVGYWLSKLPFFRFEEEVCRTISVCTGMQSSTLAGLLATQFLGSTQAVPPACSVVAMAIMGLCLASFWGGGYRIRDIPSVLFLQTASTIKPSQ, encoded by the exons ATGTCATTAATTCCATCTTTATCCCTTAAATACCCAAAACCTTATCTTTTATCCCCCAATTCAATATCCAATTTCTCAATTTTGCATAGCAAGAACCGATATTTAAGCTCTCAAGCTATTAAAAACGTAAAAGGTCTTAATGGGGGCTCGTTAAACGCAGTTGCATGTTCGACTTCGTCGCCGTTAATTGGGAGAGTGGGTTTGCATAGACGGGAAGGTAACTTTTCGTTACTGTCGTTTGGTGCAAATCCAAGGAGTTTTTATGTCGAAGATGAAAAGGCGGATTATTCACAAGCTTTGTCTGCATTACTTCCATTTGTTGTGGCGCTCACTGCTGTTGCTGCTCTTTCTCAACCTTCCACTTTCACTTG GGTGTCTAAAGAAATGTACGCTCCTGCGCTTGGAGGAATCATGTTGTCAATTGGCATTAGACTTTCCATTGATGATTTTGCTCTCGCTATTAAAAG ACCTTTGCCCTTATCTGTTGGATTCATTGCTCAGTATGTCCTGAAGCCAGCTCTTGGCATACTTGTAGCACAGGCATTTGGGATGCCTCAGGCGTTCTATGCTGGTTTTGTCCTGATGTCTTGTGTTGCTGGGGCTCAATTATCAAGTTACGCCAGCTTCTTGAGCAAAAGTGACGTGGCGTTCAGTATTCTCTTGACCAGTTCAAGCACCATTGCTTCAGTTCTTGTTACTCCACTTCTAACTGGCCTTCTCATTGGTTCAGTTGTTCCAGTTGATGCAGTTGCAATGTCAAAGTCAATCTTGCAG GTCGTTCTTCTCCCAGTCACTCTTGGCTTAGCGCTGAACACCTATGCAAAACCAGTAGTATCTGTTATACAACCCGTGATGCCTTTCGTTGCCATGATTTGTACTTCACTGTGTATTGGCAGTCCTCTTGCAATCAACCGTGCTCAGATTCTTTCTGCTGAGGGTGCCAGGTTGATTGGTCCTGTACTGACATTTCATGCAGTGGCATTTGCAGTGGGTTATTGGCTCTCGAAACTTCCATTTTTTAG GTTTGAAGAAGAAGTCTGCAGGACGATTTCAGTATGCACAGGAATGCAGAGTTCCACGCTGGCAGGGCTTCTTGCAACCCAATTCCTCGGGAGCACTCAAGCGGTCCCTCCTGCATGTTCCGTAGTTGCAATGGCTATCATGGGCCTTTGTCTTGCCTCTTTCTGGGGAGGTGGATATCGGATCAGGGACATACCGTCCGTGCTCTTTCTACAAACTGCTTCGACAATCAAGCCTTCTCAGTAA
- the LOC104229965 gene encoding probable sodium/metabolite cotransporter BASS3, chloroplastic isoform X2, with amino-acid sequence MSKMKRRIIHKLCLHYFHLLWRSLLLLLFLNLPLSLGEANPFHIHYSLRVSKEMYAPALGGIMLSIGIRLSIDDFALAIKRPLPLSVGFIAQYVLKPALGILVAQAFGMPQAFYAGFVLMSCVAGAQLSSYASFLSKSDVAFSILLTSSSTIASVLVTPLLTGLLIGSVVPVDAVAMSKSILQVVLLPVTLGLALNTYAKPVVSVIQPVMPFVAMICTSLCIGSPLAINRAQILSAEGARLIGPVLTFHAVAFAVGYWLSKLPFFRFEEEVCRTISVCTGMQSSTLAGLLATQFLGSTQAVPPACSVVAMAIMGLCLASFWGGGYRIRDIPSVLFLQTASTIKPSQ; translated from the exons ATGTCGAAGATGAAAAGGCGGATTATTCACAAGCTTTGTCTGCATTACTTCCATTTGTTGTGGCGCTCACTGCTGTTGCTGCTCTTTCTCAACCTTCCACTTTCACTTG GTGAAGCAAATCCCTTTCACATTCACTATAGCCTACG GGTGTCTAAAGAAATGTACGCTCCTGCGCTTGGAGGAATCATGTTGTCAATTGGCATTAGACTTTCCATTGATGATTTTGCTCTCGCTATTAAAAG ACCTTTGCCCTTATCTGTTGGATTCATTGCTCAGTATGTCCTGAAGCCAGCTCTTGGCATACTTGTAGCACAGGCATTTGGGATGCCTCAGGCGTTCTATGCTGGTTTTGTCCTGATGTCTTGTGTTGCTGGGGCTCAATTATCAAGTTACGCCAGCTTCTTGAGCAAAAGTGACGTGGCGTTCAGTATTCTCTTGACCAGTTCAAGCACCATTGCTTCAGTTCTTGTTACTCCACTTCTAACTGGCCTTCTCATTGGTTCAGTTGTTCCAGTTGATGCAGTTGCAATGTCAAAGTCAATCTTGCAG GTCGTTCTTCTCCCAGTCACTCTTGGCTTAGCGCTGAACACCTATGCAAAACCAGTAGTATCTGTTATACAACCCGTGATGCCTTTCGTTGCCATGATTTGTACTTCACTGTGTATTGGCAGTCCTCTTGCAATCAACCGTGCTCAGATTCTTTCTGCTGAGGGTGCCAGGTTGATTGGTCCTGTACTGACATTTCATGCAGTGGCATTTGCAGTGGGTTATTGGCTCTCGAAACTTCCATTTTTTAG GTTTGAAGAAGAAGTCTGCAGGACGATTTCAGTATGCACAGGAATGCAGAGTTCCACGCTGGCAGGGCTTCTTGCAACCCAATTCCTCGGGAGCACTCAAGCGGTCCCTCCTGCATGTTCCGTAGTTGCAATGGCTATCATGGGCCTTTGTCTTGCCTCTTTCTGGGGAGGTGGATATCGGATCAGGGACATACCGTCCGTGCTCTTTCTACAAACTGCTTCGACAATCAAGCCTTCTCAGTAA